A segment of the Necator americanus strain Aroian chromosome IV, whole genome shotgun sequence genome:
AATTCATTCAGGTAAACTTTTTGTTCgtcctgtttttcttttttccaactaaTTTTCCATTGAGCACCTGGTGAGCAGCTGCAAATTCTTatctgaatttctttttttttttcaaaaattacatttaCACTGTGTTGATGTTAGTACAATTAATACTGTTGATATTAAACTGTAATTATAGTCATTCAAGTGCAGTTACTGTGTCAATTTAGACAAAATATTCCTGTAATGTTGCGCGGAACCCGACAATTCTTCCACATTTATTCCAACAAGTCCTCACAACAGGAATCCGTTGCCAAAATCACAGACACAGTAACTGCACTTGGATGGCTGTAATTCCAGGATAATACCtgtagtagtaaaaaaaaacaaaatgaatgcCTATATTTTTTACAGTGCCGATTGGAAGAATTAATAAAGATTATGTAAACTGAGTTAATACTTACTACCCGCGAAATCCGAACTATCCTATGTTTGGAGCTGAACAGATCAGTAATCGTACTTCCCACCGCTTGAATCCTCCTTAAGAGTTCGCCTGAGTTATAAGTGGcgtgaattaaaggcatcaccccacgaatctgaggtggtgcagatttcacgtggagtattcgtatacaggatgggagactacggagagggggttgattccgttcatttcttcctaattgccgtaaaaacggcgcggaaaatacggcttcattcgtttcggcgcactattttgtacaagaggttcgattggagcgctttttttttcttttttccgggccgtttttttacggcaattagcaagaaatgaacggaatcacctctctctccgtagtatcccatcccgtatacgaatagtccacctgaaatccggaccacctcggattcgtggggtgatgcctttaacgtaaCCACGTTTTCTTCAGTCTCGCTGGAATTCAATTCTCAACcacgaatttattttttttttcttgattttcaatGGATACTGTTCATGGATTTGCTACTGTAATATTCCCTGAGGGTTGTATCAGGGATTTGAGTTTTCAGCTATTTTTGGcacaaatatacaaaaatttACATAAGCGGCAATGTAATCGGCGTTTTCTAAATTCCGGAAGCCGGACGACCTGGATTCGTGTTCGATTTATAGCTACGCAGAAGGAAGAGCAAATCTCTCTTACccatgtgaaaataaaaaatcattctaatcatattttttttgtttgtttacataCCTAAGGAGTTCTTTTGCAACATCACCCTCACCATTTTAAGGTGAACCCACTACGATGCGATGAGACAACAAAATTGCGATGGGACCTTTTATCTCGAGGATAATCAGAGGATTTTTGTTATATGTCGACCATGCTATTCAAGTAATAAAAGGCGgccactttatttattttggttACTGGTAGTCCTTATAATTGCTGTGATTCCTATCTTTCATCCTTGGCTCGCGACATCCTGAAAAAATCATGGACCGGTGGTGTACAAGTGTAAACTGAAGACTAGATGAATTTTGCGATTTGGATACCAAGCGTGTGATGACGTTAGCCTCTTAGTGGTTCGAACTCActtggaaaggaaaaatgcaacaaataaTTACCTGTTTGAAAGTAATTCGCTCCAATAGAAAATTATAGAAGAAACTATCGGAATTCACAAGAagtaactggaaaaaaaacacagataGATCAGTAGACTCTTTTTCACTGAAAGTTTTCGTCTTAGCAATGCCGGAGGCCATAAATCcaacagaaatttcctttttttccttcataaaGAATTGAGTACAATCAAAATCTCGGAACTGAACCATATTATTTAATGGGCCAAAATTCTGATCTAGAATTAAAGAACAAAGGTGAAAGTGAAGATTTTGCACAAGTTGTTCGATtgcgttgattttttttttcagaggagTAGCTTCGAAATCTCGGCAGAATGTGATCTTGGGTTGTTTTTGTGGATGTCCAAACTTATTTTACAGTTGTCTGGGCTACTGTGAAGCGCTGCATCGGTCAGAAATTGTCGTGCATGTCAGTCGCAGGAAGAGTGTGAACTACACAATCCATTCACTATTCAAAAGTGCATCGATAGTTTCAACGTTCGAATcgattagaaaaattttaaagtagAAATAACTCACCTCCTCCAAAATGATGAGCCGTCGTTTGtgagaaattctttcaaaattcgaatttttcacattAAACACATTTATTCCTTATATTTTACTCCTTATACTTGTTTATTACCCTTATATTTCaccattttaatatttattattattatttatcccTTCGGTCCCCAGCACGAAGTTGGAAAtaatttcatggaattttatgaaatgaaaatcctagaaaaaggGAGTCGAGCGGAAACACTCCGAATTGACTCTCCTCATTAAAATTCACTCGGAACTCTTTAATCATCCCTGAGACCAGGTACATATGCACTTTTGAATGCGAGCTGATGACATGAGTGTTTTTATGAGCACCTGGTTTTCTTCCCTACACCCACGTTCACGCATTACAGAGAACGCCTACGGAGAAGATCGATCTTAACGTTACGCACATAAATTTAGATCCTAGACACATGTAATCTCTTGCTTTTTTATCCGTACATTTATGGGATTGACTAGTACATTGGAAAAAGTTCCGTACACCGTCATAATGAGCAACCAACATCGATGGGAGCTCCCATGGTCCGTAATTATGTAGTTCCCCTTTCTAGAGAGGTGTAGCGccgtcggtaagagattccgctaTGGCTGGAAACGGATcgatcgcaggttcgaatcctcctTAGTGCGAACatttgatcatttttttcatcattttcacatttcatcTCTCctgagtcgataaattggtgtcagaCTTGTTTTGGAGGATAAGAGCACAAACTTGAGGTATCCCCTGAAGTCATTGAACGGGCTAGTTACGCCCTACTTTCGATTATTTGCTACTTTACGTGATTATTATACGAGGAACTCGGTCCCTTACTAAACCCCTTGTTCCACAAAACGAATGTATTTTCCAGAGTAAATAGCCTTCACTTCTCCGCCCGTTCTCCATCTAATTCGCTCTGATGTTCTTCTGTTCCTGAAGAAGTTTCATCTATCCGACAGGAAATGGCATAAATTTGCTGGGAATCCCATACgtcctgcaatcttctgcacGTGAATGCTTCAGCTTTCCCTCATAGGACCAACTTTCTTATTCCTTTTCCGTGCAAAAATTAGTAGTTAGGCACGGGCCTTCATTACTCTTTCTTATTTGCAAAAGTAAGTActcctaagtttttttttctcaatcagCGATTTGAGAAAGGTCCCAGTATGAACTATTTTTCCCCTTAAGGAACTACAGCTTCGAAATGCAATCTTTTTTCGTATcctcaaaaaatgaagcaaatccCACtagtgaacttttttctcccaTTCCTTCTCGAGTGTTCGCAACGCCTAAACTCCGAGGACAGTAGGTCCGCTCTTACAGGATGACTCGTTTTCCAGCAGCATCCTTCCAGTAGCTAATGCTAAGAGGACGTCAAGGATCTTCTCAAGTAATCAGAAGCATAACGTTAGGTTACAGTATGCCAAAAGTCTAAGAATATGCTCAGAATTGCTCATTTCTCTGCTACTGGCATCTACTTTCTCTGCTCCCTGTTCTACTCCAGTCGATCGCGCGTCACGGTCGTCCGTGCGAACATAAGTGCCAGTGCCTACAAGACTTTTATTGTGCTAcgttaaatttgaaaaatagaacTTAGCTACGTTCGAAAgggaacattttttcttgagaaagagCTCAACTTTAAAGTCTCATGACTAGGAAACATTAATCGATAGCTACATACCTTCACATCTCCTGATATTACGGTATTAAAGGTAAAGTGTATCTCCAGGGGTTTTaagtgcgttttttttttttgcttcgatgCCATTCGCTGAAAGTAATGAGAATTGTTCATGAAAAGTGCACGTACTTAAACAATTTTTGCACCGAAAAATCTCGTAGTCATTGTTGATAACGCTCCAATTGTTCTTCATTCTTTCCCTTACAATAccttcaaataaaattcactACCCTAAAGGTAATATTGATGAATGAGAACTTGTTAGTCTCTCATCGATCATGCTACCTCTCTGAATTTCATTacccttttctatttttcggtgcagaaatgaatgaaacaatTGTTGAATGATTACATTTGTCCAAAATCTAGTACTTCTTTACTTTTGTTCACTGCTTTGAgtctttctgaagaaaaatacacACCACCAATAGAAGAAACAACCATGAATGTAGCTGCTTCGACGGATTCTGGTAGCATAACTTTACTCGGTATAGGTGTCGATCACAAACTCCTGAGAATTGACTAGAAACTTTGAGAACGGCTTTTAAAGGCAACCCATGATTGACGATGCTTGAGtttctgtgggcaaatatagaactTGTTATGCAGATTAAGAATACAAGCGTGGCCTCGCTCAATCGCCCCTGATCGTACTGAAAGACGGCGTGGGAAGCGGCgctttttcctacgaggtacgtgaaaacgGAACACACTTTCGCACGCGATGCATCATCCACTAGCGAGcaatcgaaaatcaatgaggtctccttggcagcctattcaagtaaaaccaagtGAATAGACTACAGAAAGAatcggagcgtgtacaagggtggtgcgttctaacgtaaaaagtaggaacaaacgcaattcccacgctgtttttgaGGACAGTTAAGGGAAAATGAATGGGAGGATGTTTGTGCTAGTAACCAATCTACGAACCCAATATCTTACCATAGGAACCCAAAATCATGAGTTTcatagtatgctgcctttattcGCACCGCATATCTGTCACCTGACCGGTTATCCGTCTTTATTTTGCCATTTTCGTaatttctctactttttgaGAAAAGAGATTCTTAGCAATAGAATTTATTACAAATCCTCTTCATCTGCTCCTTAACCGTGCTTTTCGAAAGGATAGCATGCtggagaaaagaaggaacttGTCATCCAttcgttttgaagaaaaagaaactgacaTTCATCCAAACATGAATCGGTACGAAGGAAGAGAACGAGTTATTATTCAACATCCACTTTACGATCCCATTTTTACGCTTCAAAATTCGTTCTCCTTCACATCACACCCGTTTCTGACTTATTGAAATGGGCCTGGGGTCAACACGGAGCGCACAGAACACATTTTGACGTCTTTCTTATagccaaataaaaaaaaattctcggaaACTTGGTTCTTGGGATTTTCTCAATTCTTGGAATCCCCAAAAAGTTCCATTTACGGGGCCCTGTGAGGGTCTCTGGATGTACATTTATGGATGAATAAGTGTCTATCGACGATTACCATCGACCGCGCTGGgaagaaatgattttcttctgacGATTCTCAGGAAAGCAATAACTGTCCAAAGAATTCTCCTATACATTTATCTTCACATGATTAATGCTTTGAGTTTCCGTTTCTTAGCAACACATCTTAAGATTCTTGGAATATATCGGAATAATCGCTTAGTGCTgtaggatttaaaaaaaaacggatcgaaaaagaaatgtgtcTAACTTGGGCACATTTTGTCGCTGGAGCGCATTTATTCAGcagcaaaaattttattggataCAGGCTCAGCATCCGCATCAACCGGATAAATGTGCTGTGGTGGATAGATGGGCTAAATGTGCTAGCCAGTAAGCCTTTGCCCGGGTAGGGATTCATTGAACATTCATATGTTTATATAtccatattttattcatatttatcgTTTCTTGTCATTGCACTATatactttatatttattattttcatatccatatttattcatatattcattcatttatatattcattgacttttcattgaaattgcGACATTGCGACATTTCGTGTTAGCGCGGCCAACTATAAACGAAGCTTGTCGCTCGCAGATTGGTCTATGACcaatatagttgggtcagaacgatatgaagcacagacagttgcgtaagcggttgcgctcgaagcggcgcggtggagcatagcggttgggatcgtgtaaggatcttCGCTACCACCAAAAATCTCTGCAGCTCGCCAGGGTCCcgtctcgattccaaccgctgtctctagcgcaccgcttcgagcgcagtcgcttacgcaactgtccgtggtTCATGTCATTCTGACTCGGCCATACATGGTGTTATTAGTGTTCTATGATCATTTGCATTTGCGAAGCAACACAACGTAAACAAAGTGTGTAGCATTATGTTAATTAATTGTATTAATTCTGTTCCCGGAATTTACTCCTTTTACGCAATTGATTTCTTCTTGCGCTGCTTCCTTTTCTTACATCAACTCGTCACAAATCTTTAGCTTCCTACCGTAATCGTACCATATACGCGCGTCACATCGCGACGTTTCGTCCGCAATTCGCTTCACagcgttttctttgcacaTGTGCAATGCAAACTTATGTCACCTTTTTCTAGTTCAATTTGTGTCGCTCACTGATTGACAGCTTGGATTGTGAAGGTAGTTTTCAGCAACGTTAAGCGTTCTATCGATGCGTTGACGTAACAGCGACGTACCTATCGTGAATTTGATAGGAACATTAACATAACTTTTCATTTTCCGTTATATTACCGTACCGAAACAGTACTGATTCATCATCAGGATTATCCTGTTTTCATGTGAATTCATCCTTAATagttcaattctttttttttgtcaatgaaATTTCCGGTTCATATATCCCTCTGATTCATGtacacaggtttttttttacaggcgGCAAAAATTAATCCTAATTAATTTGATTGTGCGCATGTTTTTGCACTGAAAGGAGTTTACCGGATTTTAAGCACTGGTAAAAATGCTCGCGATACATTTACATATAGAATTTCTAGttaagaaattaataaaaatttatgcGGAGATACTACATTGGGCTATTAGCATGACTAGCAAGATATTTCAATCCATATTTCAATCCGAGTCCgcgcataatttttttttcaaagctttccTTGAAGATGTGTGGTTCGATCCGACATCAGTAACTATAAACATAAGGACATCGTTAAtttgaaacgacatgaagctcggtacagttcggttcgaagcggtgtggtggaaGCAGCGGcaggaatcgaggtgggaccatggcgaactccAGAACTTATGTTCGTTTTGATCCCACTATAGGATCCCTCCATGGTGTTGTGCTGTGCCCAGCCTTAACCGGttttagagtttttcttttcatccagcttcatcttcttcaatttcctaCATAGCGTCACAAAAATGTCTTTTATCCGTTATGATATTATCCATGACATCTCCATcactccattttcttttctctatttcGAATTTCGAACATCATAcccaaaaaaaagctgtttagaATAACTACCTCTTCAACATCGAGCAAAGCTCCACCCTATTTCACTAGTCCCATTCCAGTCCCATGCTTTCTATCGACGTCGTATGTTGCATGTAGGGAGGAGCTGGTTAAAAAGATGGGGCATAATATGTCACTCCCCCTACTTTTCCCACCCTGAAAAATTGTGGTTCATGCTGGGTGGTGTTTGCGATCAATTATTCTCACTTTCCAGAAAGTTCTCAGATAATTATTGGCGTTCTGCTTCTTTCACAAAACTTCTCTTAGCACTAGCTTGCCGGAGCTTTCTGGTCGATATCTCAACAATGCTGcccttttattcattttcttgctTCATTGCCAATTTGCTCCTTGTCAGCTGTCATTCTCGATGATTTCGCTATTGTGTCCTGAATCAAGATTGAAAGTTGATGAGATCGAATCGTAATTATGACACAAATTAACAAATATGATTTAGCCtcgtaattttatttcttttcgattATGTGCATTTGCAAAAGGATTTTCTGGATCCGTTCCTCGTTGAAGTTGGTCATTTTTCCATACATCCATCCATCTATTTCTTCGCATCGAATCTCAGCTATTGTTTACTCCAAGAAACGTTTTCCCACTCTGTGATCATGCcagtaattaaaaataattgcgttgcaaaatcttttcttttttggggaCTTGATTCTTTTCAGTAATATTTCAGACATCTTAGTTAATTATTCAGAAGTTGTTCCCATATATGCTGTTTCGGTGGAATACGATACGATGAATACAATATTTTCTTGTGATCATTTAGAGTACTCTGAGAATGTGACTCGAAATTTAACTCACGTGACAaccgatttctttttttttcctctgctttCGTATCTGAAATAAccgtgtttctttttcatttctatacgTGAAAGCAATGTTGTGTGCACGATGTGATTACAGTGATCGAATTTGTCGCGCGAAGAttctggataaaaaaaacatggttttCTGGGACGCTGTGACCAAAAATGAGACTAATCAAGTCAATGGACTCCTTCTAGTCGTGatcattattttgtttgaaaaaagttcagcTGGAGAATCATGTGGGACCATTTGTTTaattaagtaagtaagtaaaaattTCGTAAGAAGATGAATGCATAATTACTTGAAAGGATGGAAAAGTATCTATTTTTAGTATATcccgaataaaaaaagaaaagtgtaaGTAGTTGTTTTGAAGTATACCATAAATTCAAGCATGTAGATTTCTGTCTATGTTTGCAGAGTGTTTCATCCAATGGACAGCCGCTCACCAATCATTATCGCCGTGCAGTTGGGTCCTACGTTGAATCGATGTTTCATCGCTTCACCGCATCCATTTCCGTTCAAGCTTTGTGTGGATTTAGAACTGTGTTGCATGCTGTAATCATCataatgatttttatttcgtctttctttttttcggacttTCCTCTGCTTCCTCTAAATTGTTTctatgatgttttttttttaggtgatGAATCATATACCGCAGTCTTGTGTGATTTGATTTATACCATGACAATGATTGTTTACAGCAACACGAGATGCATGACAACGCCTACAGATGCACTGGAATACGGATATCAATCGATAGtttcccttttttaaattcgaaGACATCGTTTGCATCAAGAATTCTAAAGGTATGTTCttaagttttaaatttttcatttcacagcTGTCACATCTTTTATTTGTAGCCCAATACAAATGTGTTCTACTAAAACTTTTTcttatacaataataataaagaaaaagatgaatattTGTTCTAGGCCGCAGCCATATACGCTGAAATTGTTCCCTGctgattgcattttttttatgttgtctTGATTGCCACTGTGAATAAGAGTGAAGGGCTGGTAATACTACTCgttgtatttttcttcgacTGGTTGACTTTGCTCGTCTATATTCACGAAACCTTCCTTACTGGTCAGAGCTCCTACTATTGAAGAATTTGGTCCTTTCGCTAAATTGCATTTTTGtcgaatttttgcttttgcaaAGCCGCCCATCTGAAAGGAAATAGAGTGCCGCTTTTTCTTCGAAAGCATGCACGCTCTGATTAATTGTTTCAGCTTTAACTTCACTTGTTTTCTTGACGTGCTTCTTTCGAAATCGGGCATCTGCTTATCGATAGGAAGTGGCGTCGGTTCAGCCGGCGACGTTCTTTTTCCTTAGTCGATGTAGAGATATTGCCGTCacttttgctttcattttcttttccacataTAGATCCAGCTGTTTCCATTGTACTTCGTAGCTAAGACTTCCACGGTATTCCCTTATCCTTCTCTTTCGTGGcttcactttttcttaaatgaGTGTTTTAAAATTCATGAGTTTTGCAGTTTGCTTCCGTAGCGAGAACTTGGGGTAATATGTAGTTGGGGGGGGAATGTACTCagtcgcgctcttatttctggaagtaaatcgCTCGGGgactaaaacctaagcatgattctcagaggatctatgacacgtaagctaaagttgctaagagaaaaaaggaagttggAGCccccagaaataagggcgcgaAGGGGTGCTCTTCCCCCCGCTCCCCTCCTCCCTCTCCTTTCCCCTAACCTACATTTTTCACCTAACGTAAGGTTGGAGAATTGGACttccgttttcattttttttcctttccagaaGAAGGTTAGAAACAGAATTTCAGCAATGGATGAAAAATGAGGCTACGCTTTATCGATCCGTTTACGCGCTTCCGCTAATTGAGGCAGCTGCTTtcgtttattgttttgtttaaacGACTATTGTTCTCGTCTGTATTATCTGGCGGTTCATTCAACCGACCATACTCTGTTGCTTTCATTTGATTATGAGAGAATTTGATTGGAACTCTTCTCATAGTGAGAAAGTCGGCGGTGATTTACCCGGCCGTAAACAAACACATTTGTTGTTAACTCttttcgtttctgtttttcctttctttccaggAAGTATTCAAGTTTTGTCACCAGCACGTTTATTTTTGCAGTCAGTAATAAGCTCTTGTTGTCGTCCTTCGTATTCCAGTGAACTAGAATTGTAAGtcatgttcttctttttcttacttgCCTGGCTTATTTTCGATTCAGACTTATTAATACTTTCCATTTATTGTAATATTCAGATACGACTTAATTTTAATGGTATTGGCGCCAGTAGAATACCTTCTTCGAtgtgaaaaaagcagaaaacagTAGTCGTGCTGAGCGCAGATGTACCATGAACGCTTGCGTGATGAGCCGTAGCATCACATGTACTCAGTCTGTCCTTTTTAATGTGCGGATGAAGATAATTACTCAACTACAGGCTTTTCGATCTGTACTTATCCGAAACTTTTCCATTCCTCTAACAGTTGTGCTCCATCGTAAAGAGATTGGAAATGATAAGTTGTATAGCAAAATCTTCCGTTCTCACTTTAAAACATTCAGATCTATGCGAGTTGTTGTCATATTTCTCCGATAAAATCGCTAATAATCGCCAGCCTTTTACAACGTAACGTGCAGcctattttattgcttttgaaTGTAATCAATGTATTGAATTGGGACATGGTTTGTCGAAGATTCATTGAAAGGTAAGATTGAGtcaaaatttgttgtttaacTGTTGTCTGGTGGAACATCGGGCCAGTTTGAAGTATTTTCCCCCTCATTTCGTATATTGTATTACTTTGATCCTCCATCCAGCCTTTTTCAATTGAATGTTGTCAAAAACATGCtgttattcattcatttgtgtATTTCCGTCGAGTCGTCGTTCGCTTCGAAGCAAAGGTCTCCTATTATTGTGATTTCCAAGATCGTTGTGCAAATTTGAATGTTGCTTACTCTTGCGGACGAGTTTCCTGTTTTCCAGTTACGGTCatcaaatattgaaaaaaatactccaTCTAACATTCGAAATCCTGTCGATATACGTGACCTAGGATTTGGTCTGTAATGAATTTTAGTCACCAATGACCAAAAATCCAGACATCTACAACATAGATTAGGCAAAACTTATGAAGCGTGTAGTCCagtaaaactttttctttcatggcGCAACATCATGCGCACCGGTTACGCCGAGAGCGTTTTCAATCGCCCACAGGTGACTCTTAGCGTATCATTGTAACGCACAAAGTGGTTGTCCTCCTTCTTAATTTCGAGGTGTAGAGTGTCCCACCGTACAGAAGAGTAACGCAGATCCGTTGATTTCCAGTTGTACGAAAAAAGGATAACTCTAGGATTTAGTGGGCCGAGAGTTGTGTTACAAGAGAAGTTCTCATTAAAGCGCTCAATTTTAGTCACAGTGCTTTATTGGATTAAGTCATCATTAAAAACAAAGTCTTTGGCATTGATTCGCTTGAAATGTgagagatttttcttcctaacattttcaaaaatattttgccagtttttggcaaaataagcatGAAATTCAGTGATTCTTCCCGATATTTTATCTTGTGCTGATAAACATAACATGCAAACCGAACCCGTCTTTGAGAGAAGACTTCTTCTGGCCTAGAGCTTGTATATTGTGATCAACGAGAAATTAGGTCTAGAAGTGTTTATGGTTCCAATTTGCCTCCATCCGTACTAATTAGTATCCATATCATTACAACTTCGTTTTTGGCAACCGTATTTCGTTCACATCTTGTCTTGTTCCTCgttattttgtgattttagaTGTGTTATGCTGGATTGcgttttcagtatttttatacGCTCTGCGTGTGCGATAAACGTTGAATGTTAAATCATTCAGGGAGAATAATCACCACACTGCAGTCGTTCTGACTCGATGACACATACCAGGTGAGAATTCGGTCGCGATACATACcattcgtttttatttcacttgcTGATACAGGATCGATTGTTATAAACAGAACTTTTGTTCAATGACAGCTGTCAATACGATGCAATGGGTACAGGTTCTCGgttcgttttgaaaaaaagaataattaaacTTGGAGTACGGTTTAGAGATGCACAACGAGGAGTCATGTAACTCGTAATTGTTGCCGCTTTGCGGTTGACTGGTTTCGTTTTCGACATTTAGCAGTCAAAACATGCCCATGTTATCCAACCATATCGTTAGAGTCGCATTTGTTTAGCGACAGCTCGAAACGTAGGTGTAAATTTACGCTCGCCTGTTTTTAGTTCATTACGAACATTCGTATCTGAGTCCTGAGAGGTGTGAGAATTTTTCCAATGGCTAGAATGTA
Coding sequences within it:
- a CDS encoding hypothetical protein (NECATOR_CHRIV.G17261.T1) codes for the protein MVFWDAVTKNETNQVNGLLLVVIIILFEKSSAGESCGTICLIKVFHPMDSRSPIIIAVQLGPTLNRCFIASPHPFPFKLCVDLELCCMLNTRCMTTPTDALEYGYQSIVSLF
- a CDS encoding hypothetical protein (NECATOR_CHRIV.G17261.T3) translates to MPTARRFRLQETQEHPVHCGGRQLDPGLNERLSRTDKPHPLKIQNLAAGWAKSVLFFQNERDCDDEKSLDTLLSEAAHQNIVIIILFEKSSAGESCGTICLIKVFHPMDSRSPIIIAVQLGPTLNRCFIASPHPFPFKLCVDLELCCMLNTRCMTTPTDALEYGYQSINSKGSIQVLSPARLFLQSVISSCCRPSYSSELELYDLILMVLAPVEYLLRCEKSRKQ
- a CDS encoding hypothetical protein (NECATOR_CHRIV.G17261.T2); translated protein: MREFDWNSSHSEKVGGSIQVLSPARLFLQSVISSCCRPSYSSELELYDLILMVLAPVEYLLRCEKSRKQ
- a CDS encoding hypothetical protein (NECATOR_CHRIV.G17262.T1), whose translation is MSRSITCTQSVLFNIYASCCHISPIKSLIIASLLQRNVQPILLLLNVINVLNWDMVCRRFIESDSSRYFILC